The following is a genomic window from Opitutus sp. GAS368.
GGATGAGGCGGTTGCGCTGGCCGAAATACCGGCCGCGCAGCCGCGCGGGCACGATCTCATGCATCCAGCCGTTCCACACGACGCTCAGCACGGCGTTGAAGAGCGAGGCGATGAAGACCCAGAGGAGCAGAAACCGGCCGGTGGCGACCGGGTCGGCGGGGGAGAGAAACGGCAGCTTCCAGCCGAGCCAGGCCCAGCAGCCGGTGTGCAGGGCCGCCGCGATGATGGCCGTGGGCCTGGCCCGGGCCCGGCGGGTCACGAGCGGCGTGATGAACACCTGCAGGAAATTGCACGCAAACGGCAGCGAGCTGGCGCCGCCGATGTCCGGCTTGGACAGCGGGAAGCCCTTCGCGACCAGCGCCGTCATGAAAATATTCACCGGGAGCGACATCGTCACGACCGGCGTGGCCAGCACGCCTTCCGCCACGCTGGCCCGCAGGCCCTGCCGCAGGATCGCGCGATTCTGGGCCAGCGAGGGCCGGGCGGGAGTTGCGTTCATGTAGTTCGTTCGCAGATATCAGGCCATGCGCCGCACCGTTAAAGCGAAATCTCTCCAGGACCGCCGGACCGTGACGCTGGCGCGCGGCTTGGTGGGCAAGGTGCTCGCCCGGCGTCACGCCGACGGCGCCGTCACGCGGCATCGCATCACCGAGGTGGAGGCTTATGACGGGGAAAGGGATCTCGCCTGCCACGCTAGCAAGGGCCGCACCAAACGCACCGAGGTCATGTATCGGCCGGGCGGCATCTGGTATGTTTATCTGTGCTACGGCATGCACGAGATGCTGAATCTCGTGACCGGTCCGGCGGACTATCCGGCCGCAGTCCTGATTCGTGGAGTCGAGGACATCAGCGGCCCGGGCCGGCTGACGAAACGGTTGAGCATCGGCCGGCAGTTGAACGGAGCCGCGGCGGCGCGAGTCTCGGGGCTCTGGCTCGAGGATGACGGCTTCAAGGTGCCGCGTAGAGCATTGCGGGTCAGCGCCCGCATCGGCGTGGACTATGCCGGGCCGGTGTGGGCGCGGAAGCCGTGGCGGTTTTGGATGGAGGCAGGGGCGCTTGCCCCCAAGCGCCCGGGCCGTTGAGGGCAACGGCCCCTACCTATTTCGTCGCGGCCGAGAGAGTCGCCGGAGCCTTGTAATCGCTCAGCAGCAGGGTCGCGGTGCCGAAGTTCAGCTTGAGCTGCATCTTCACGGGCAGGTTGCTGGCGTCCTGGGAAATCCAGACCTTGATCTCGCCGCCCTTCTTGAAGAGGCCCTTGGGGTCCTTCTCCATGCGCGGCACCAGCACGAGGGTCCGGTAGGTGCCGAGGGGCGTGCGCACCTCCTCGTAGGCCTCGGCCTTGATGCTCAGCGGGTAGAAATCGCTGCCGAACTGCACGATCACGTCCCGCTTTTCCCCGGGCTGCAGATTCCAGTCGCGCGTCTGCACCAGGGCGCTGATGAGGTCGACGGGATTTCCCTCCGGGATGGGAACCACTTCCGAGCGGTCGGAGCGGACGCGATCGATGTATTGGGCCACGCGGGCCTTGTAGTCGAAGGTGATCTCCGTGTCGGTGGCGCGCTTCGGGTCGGCCCCGCTTTCCTTGACGTGCAGCATGCGGCCCGAGGCCTTGTCGATGAGGACCTCGGCCTTGTTGTCGAACGCGTAGACGGCGCGGACAAATCCATGCGACCTCGTGTCCGTGGTCACCCGCACCACGTCCGCCCCATCCTTCTTTTCGTCGTGGGCCGAGATGACAATGTCGCCTGCGCGGCCGAAGATGGCGAAACCGACCTTGTAGGTGAAGGTTTCGCCGTCACGGAAGGCGGTGAACGGTGCGGCGCCGGCGAGCGCCGGCAGGCCAAGGAGGAGGAAGGCGGGAAATTTCACAGGGTAGAAGGACAGCACCAATGAGCGAAAGTGCGGCCGGCGTCGAGTGTTTGCCGGGGGGACTGAACGAAACCACGAATGGACACCAATGAGCACGAATATGACCCAAGCCACAGATCAGCAGCGGAACGTATTTTTGGCTGGGTCGGCCTGGAGGCTCTGCTCAAAAAATTCGTGCCTCTTTGTGTCCATTCATGGTTAATCGCTCAGAGCGCCAGGTCCATCTGATTCTGCTGGCCGATGGCCCAGGCCTCGGTGCCGCGGGCGCGCAGGGTGGCGGCGAACTCCTTGGCGAAGCCGTGCAACGTGTAGACGAGCTTCGGCCGGACCCGGTCCACGAGGGCCAGCAGGTCCGGGAAATCGGCGTGGTCGGACAGCGGGAAGGCGGCATCGCACTTGTTTTGATAGATGGCACCGTGGTCCATCGCCCAGCCGGTGGCGACGGCGGTGCGTTTCGGGTGGATCCAGGTCAGCGGCTCGAGGTGGTTCATCATGGGCGGGGCGATGACGACGTGACCGGCGTGCCCCTTGGTCTCGAGCAGCGCATAGGGCGGCAGTTTCATGCCCAGCTCGGTGTAACGCCGGGTCACCTTGTAACTGGTGGCGTGCAGCATGACGGGCAGGCCGGCGCCGCCGACGATCTGCAGCAGCTCCTGGGTTTTGCCCAGGCTGTAGGCATAGAGCACGGGCGTCACCTTGTCCGCCAGCGCCTGTCGGCAGAAGTCGACGATGTCCCGCTCGATCTCATGCTGTGGCGGAAAGACGTAGCGCGGCAGGCCGAAGGTGGTCTCCATGATGAGCACGTCGGCCCGCGGCACGACGCAGGTTTCCGCGCCGGGGCTCGGGCGGAGCTTGAAGTCACCGGTGTAGAGCAGGCGGCCGTGCGCGGTGGTGGCGTGAAACATGGCGGAGCCGAAGATGTGGCCCGCCGGATGGAGTTTCACCTCGCAGCCGAAGTCCGCCGTCCAAGCCTGGTCGAAGGCGAGGATGTGCTCCTGGCGTTTGCCGCCCATCCGCAACCGCATCAGGCTGGCCGTCTCGCGGGTCGCGAGGATCTCCCGGTGCGAGGCGATGTGATCCGAGTGGGCGTGGGAAACAAAGGAGCGGGCCTGGGATTTCTGCGCGTCCAGCCACCAGCCAATCTGGGGCAGATGGACGCCGTGCTTGAAATTGACCACCCAGGACATGAGGCCTCCCAGCAAGGCGGCAACCGAGGTGAAGTCAAAGCCGCGGCCCGGCCCTGCTGACAACCCCTGTCAGGAGAGGTTTTCTGCCCGGGCGTCGGGATGAGCGGGCGCAGGCTTGGCCGATGGAAATGAGGACCTCTTTTGCCGGCTGCCCGGAGACGCCATTTAAGCCGGACGGACCAATATCAATTGCCAAACGGCATCGGATTTTTCACACGAAGATGCCAAGGACACAAAGCACCTGATCGTTTGGGCATGAATCCGCTCCGCGTTCTTTGCGATCTTGGGGTAAAATCTCATCGCAAATCGTAATTGGTATAAGGCGGGTTTTTCAAAATGGGGGAACCAGGTGGCAGGTAACGGGTCGGAGCCGGGGCTTGGATTTGAACGGTCGCCGGGCAAACCCCACGCCGCTGCGCGGCGGTCGGTTCCGGCCCACCAGTAAGAATGAACGCTGCCGCCACCCCCAAGGATAGCGCAAGGGCAGCGCCAAGATAGCGCAAGGATGCAGTAAGATGCAGTAAGGAAGAGCGAAGGAACTGTTGAGCTTCGCGCATCAGCCTGACGGTAGGGCGCACCGGCCCGGTGCGCCGAGGGATGGGCTGTTACGCTCGCGACGGAGCGGGCCGCTCCGCCCTGCCTCATGCAGCGGCAACGACCGGCCAATTGATGATTGGCCTCGATGCCGCCCCGACTGTCTGTCCGGCGCCCGGGAAGGCGGGTCTGCGGTCGCCTACGCGGCGAAATACTTGCGCCGGACAAAGCGCCAGGCCGTGACGAAGAACGCTGTGAGCGGCACTGCCAGCATCATGCCGAGCACGCCACCGAGCGCCTTGCCCCAGAAAAACACGGCCACGATGATCACCACCGGGTGCAGCCCGGTCTGCTTGCCCATGATGCGCGGCGTGAGGAACCAGCCTTCGATGGCTTGCACCGCCGCGAAGACGCCGAGGCAGACCCCCAGCATGGTCAGGCCGCCGCCGTCCGGCTGCAGGTAGGCGAGAGGCAATGCCACGCTCAGGCCGAGAATGCTGCCGAGGTAGGGCACGATGTTGAGCAGTCCCATCAGCAGGCCGATCGCCAGACCGAACTTGAGGCCGGCGAGGGAGAACCCGGTGGCGAAGAAGAGGCCCATGATCAGGCCGATAAGCAGCTGGCCACGGAAAAACGCCACCAAGATGCCGAGGAACTCGCGCACGAGGAACACGACGTCGTCACGGTGTTCCTTTTGCAGGAAGGGCAGGTGCTCGGGCAGGGCCTGCGTCGGGTCGTCGTTTGAAAGCAGGAAGAAGAACAGGTAGACGGGGATGATGGCGAGCGACGCCGCGAATCCGAAGAGTCCGAAAATGCCCGCGCCGGCCGACTTGAGGGTGGGGGCCAGGTTGCCGAGCAGGTCCTGCGCCTGATGGGTCAGGCCGTCGAGCGTGGCCTTGACGGTGGGGTTGTCGAGATAGGGTCGCACGATTGCCAGCCATTCGGGGAAATGCTGTTCACTCCATGCCACCGTCTTTTGCCACAGGGTCGGCAGGTAGGCGATGAACTCGAGGATTTCGGAGACGAGGACGGGCAGGAAAGTGACCAGCAGCCCCGCGACCAGCAGCAGGAAGACGAGGTAGAGCAGCACGACGGCCACCGGACGCTTCACCTTGAGCCGGTGCTCGAAGACCGTGACCACCGGCCGCATGAGCAAGGCGAGTATGCCCGCGACCGCCAGCGGCCAGATGACGACCGAGAACGCGCTGATGAAGCTGGCGACGCCCGCCAGCAGCACGTAGAGCAGCCAGCCGATGGCGCAGAGCGCCGTGAAACCCAGCGCGAAACCCACCAGTTTGCGCTGGGCGGGCGAGAGGAGGGGGGTGGGCTCGGAAGACATCGGAGGACGGATGACAGAGAACAGAGGACGGAAGAGGCAGCAAGCCCGGGGATGGTGGAAAGGCGGCCGATTATTTGACCACGGATTGCACGGATGAACACGGATGACCCCGATGCCTGTCATCCTGAGCGCAGAGAAGCAGCGGTGTCAGCCGACAAGGGTAAAGTGTGGGTCTTTGAGCATGCGGTTGAGCACGACAATCATTTTGCGCATGACGGCGAGCAGGCAGACGTTGGCGGGTTTGCCGGCGGCCTGGAGTCGCTGATAGAACAGCGACAGGACCGGGTTGTGCTGGGAGGCACTGACTGCGGCCATGTACAGGACGTTGCGGACCTCCACGCGGCCACCGCGGGCATGGCGCGGCCGGGAGGTTTCGCCGCTGTCGTGGGCATGCGGGGCCACTCCGACCAAGGCGGCGATGCGCTTGTCGTCCTCTTCGCCCAGTTCCGGCAGGTACGCCAACAGCGTCGTCGCCAGCACCGGACCGACCCCTTGCAACTGCTGCATCCGCTCTGCCTTGGCCCGCAGGGCGGGATGCGCCCGCACCTGCTGCGCCACCAACTCGTCGGCCTTGGCCAGGGCGGCGGCTTGTTGCTCGCGTTGCGCCTGCAGCAAGGCCTGCAAGGTCGGGCCTGCTGTTTCCAGCCGGTTGGCCGTTTGCGTGCCTTGATCTACCAGCTGCCGGCGATAATCCAGCAGCTCGCGCAACGCGGTTACCTCGGGCAGCGGCGGCTTCTCCACGCGGGGATGCATCGCGCAAGCGTAGCGATAGATCAGCCCCACATCAATCTTGTCGGTTTTGGCCAGCGTGCCCTCCGCCCGGGCGAAGTTACGCACCCGCCCGGGCTGCAAGCGGCAGACCGGTACGCTCGCTTGGTGCAGCTGCTCCAGCAACCGGCGTTCATACCCGCCCGTCGCTTCGCATACCACGCGCACTCCCGGCAGCGGCTGGACGAGGGTGATCAGCGTGGCAATGCCCGCTGCCGTGTTCGGGACCTGCCGGCACTTCTGGCCGGCAATGGTGTAGTCCAGGCGCGCCTTGGAGATATCCAAGCTGACGTACCGCACAGGTTCGGTCGACTCTACCTTGTAATACGAGTTCATGACTCTTTCAGCGGTTCGAGGTTTGACCAGGCACAAGACCGCGACCCGGCTTCACTACGGGCTCGAGGGCCCAAGGATCCAGCGATCTGTCGGTCTTGCCGTCCACCGTGCGGCCTGCACGGCGAACGCCCTGGTGGGCGGCCTCCAGTCAATCCACCCGGACTGACTTGGCAACCCAGCCCAAGCCGGCCTCCTCCGACGAGCCATCGGGCCCATTCTCGGAGCCCGGCTCGGGCCAAACCCTTTTCAACTTTCATCGCCCAAGACATACAAGGATCCAGAATGACGCAGGCCGACTGACAGTGCACTGGATTCTTCGCTCTGCTCAGAATGACAAGCAAAGTGAGAAGGTGGTGTATTCGTGAATATCCGTGTCATCCGTGGTCGAAACCTTCTCGCCTTGACAATCTAGGGGAGAGGCGGCTCTCTCCTAGAAACTCTAGGCAAGCGCCCATGACTCACAACAAAGCCGACCTCCTGCAGGGCACCCTCGACCTGCTTATCCTGAAATCGCTCCAGAACGAGCCCATGCACGGCTTTGGCATCGCCGTCCGGATCGGGCAGATGTCGAAGGACATGCTGACGGTGGAGCAGGGTTCGCTCTATCCCGCGCTCTACCGGCTCGAGGACCAAGGGTGGATCAAGGCCGAGTGGGGCGTCTCGGAAAACAACCGGAAGGCGAAATTCTACGCGCTGACGGCCGCGGGCCGGAAACAGCTCGCGACCGAGGAGCAGAGCTGGGCCAAGCTCTCGACGGCGATCAACCTCGTGCTGGGCGGCGCCTGAGCGCCACTCATTCACGTTCTCCTAATCTTTCTCTTTCTCAAAACGGAGCAACGAACGGGGAGAACGATTACGAGCAAGAGAATGAGAACGACCTGAAATCCAGACTCATGACCCTCGTTCGCA
Proteins encoded in this region:
- a CDS encoding DNA-3-methyladenine glycosylase, translated to MRRTVKAKSLQDRRTVTLARGLVGKVLARRHADGAVTRHRITEVEAYDGERDLACHASKGRTKRTEVMYRPGGIWYVYLCYGMHEMLNLVTGPADYPAAVLIRGVEDISGPGRLTKRLSIGRQLNGAAAARVSGLWLEDDGFKVPRRALRVSARIGVDYAGPVWARKPWRFWMEAGALAPKRPGR
- a CDS encoding DUF3108 domain-containing protein, with product MKFPAFLLLGLPALAGAAPFTAFRDGETFTYKVGFAIFGRAGDIVISAHDEKKDGADVVRVTTDTRSHGFVRAVYAFDNKAEVLIDKASGRMLHVKESGADPKRATDTEITFDYKARVAQYIDRVRSDRSEVVPIPEGNPVDLISALVQTRDWNLQPGEKRDVIVQFGSDFYPLSIKAEAYEEVRTPLGTYRTLVLVPRMEKDPKGLFKKGGEIKVWISQDASNLPVKMQLKLNFGTATLLLSDYKAPATLSAATK
- a CDS encoding MBL fold metallo-hydrolase yields the protein MSWVVNFKHGVHLPQIGWWLDAQKSQARSFVSHAHSDHIASHREILATRETASLMRLRMGGKRQEHILAFDQAWTADFGCEVKLHPAGHIFGSAMFHATTAHGRLLYTGDFKLRPSPGAETCVVPRADVLIMETTFGLPRYVFPPQHEIERDIVDFCRQALADKVTPVLYAYSLGKTQELLQIVGGAGLPVMLHATSYKVTRRYTELGMKLPPYALLETKGHAGHVVIAPPMMNHLEPLTWIHPKRTAVATGWAMDHGAIYQNKCDAAFPLSDHADFPDLLALVDRVRPKLVYTLHGFAKEFAATLRARGTEAWAIGQQNQMDLAL
- a CDS encoding AI-2E family transporter → MSSEPTPLLSPAQRKLVGFALGFTALCAIGWLLYVLLAGVASFISAFSVVIWPLAVAGILALLMRPVVTVFEHRLKVKRPVAVVLLYLVFLLLVAGLLVTFLPVLVSEILEFIAYLPTLWQKTVAWSEQHFPEWLAIVRPYLDNPTVKATLDGLTHQAQDLLGNLAPTLKSAGAGIFGLFGFAASLAIIPVYLFFFLLSNDDPTQALPEHLPFLQKEHRDDVVFLVREFLGILVAFFRGQLLIGLIMGLFFATGFSLAGLKFGLAIGLLMGLLNIVPYLGSILGLSVALPLAYLQPDGGGLTMLGVCLGVFAAVQAIEGWFLTPRIMGKQTGLHPVVIIVAVFFWGKALGGVLGMMLAVPLTAFFVTAWRFVRRKYFAA
- a CDS encoding IS110 family transposase, with amino-acid sequence MNSYYKVESTEPVRYVSLDISKARLDYTIAGQKCRQVPNTAAGIATLITLVQPLPGVRVVCEATGGYERRLLEQLHQASVPVCRLQPGRVRNFARAEGTLAKTDKIDVGLIYRYACAMHPRVEKPPLPEVTALRELLDYRRQLVDQGTQTANRLETAGPTLQALLQAQREQQAAALAKADELVAQQVRAHPALRAKAERMQQLQGVGPVLATTLLAYLPELGEEDDKRIAALVGVAPHAHDSGETSRPRHARGGRVEVRNVLYMAAVSASQHNPVLSLFYQRLQAAGKPANVCLLAVMRKMIVVLNRMLKDPHFTLVG
- a CDS encoding PadR family transcriptional regulator, whose protein sequence is MTHNKADLLQGTLDLLILKSLQNEPMHGFGIAVRIGQMSKDMLTVEQGSLYPALYRLEDQGWIKAEWGVSENNRKAKFYALTAAGRKQLATEEQSWAKLSTAINLVLGGA